The Micromonospora siamensis genome contains the following window.
CTGCGCGCGCTCGCCACGGCGCTCACCCCGCCCGCCGGGTACGTCGCCTGGACCAACTTCTGGCGGGACACCGACCCGCTCGGCTGGCCGGTCGACGCCGGGGAACGGGACGTCCCGGTGGCCGACCCGGAGGCCCTGCACCCGAGCGGCGGCGAGGTGGCCGACCCGCCGATCCGCAACCACAGCGGCTACCCGGAGGCGCTTGAGTTCCGCCGGGAACGGGCGGTGGTGGCCCGGCTGCTGCGCCGGGCCGTGCCGTCACCCCGGCAGCGGGTCGGCTAGCCGGACCACCAGGTCCGCCCGGCCTGCGGTGCCGGCAACCAGCGCCGCGTTCGTCTCGTCGGTGCCCAACGCCCACTGCCGGGCCTGCTCGGGTGACCGCCCGTACGCCTCGTGCCGGGCGGTCAGCCGGCGCAGCCGCAGCTCCGCGTCCAGATCGAGGAACCAGGCCTGGTGCAGCAGCGCCCGGACCTCGTCCCACGGGTATTCCGGAAGCAGCAGATAGTTGCCCTCGGTCACCACCAGCGTCACCTCGGGCGGCACCGCGATCGCCCCGGCGACAGGCTCCTCCAGGTCGCGGCGGAACTGCGGAGCGTACACGGTGGTGGGTTCCAGCCGGCGCAAGCGGCGCAGCAGCGCCACGTAGCCGTACGCGTCGAAGGTGTCGACCGCCCCCTTGCGGGCGTCCCGGCCGAGCCGGCGCAGCTCCGCCTGGGCCAGGTGGAAGCCGTCCATCGGCACCAGTGCCGCGGTCGGGCCGACCGCCGCGACCACCCGCTCGGCCAGGGTGGACTTGCCCGCACCGGGCGCCCCGGCGATGCCCAGCAGCTGCCGCGGCCCGTCGGCGGCCAGCACCCGGGCCCGGTCCACCAGGTCGTCGAGCGGCAGGGTGTGCGCCTCGGCCATCAACTCAGGGCCGGTTCGCTGATCGTGAAGCGAGCCTGGACGACGGCGTTCACGCCCTGCGGCTGCGGGTCCAGGTCCAGCTCCGGCGGCCCGCCAGCGGCGCCCCCACCCTTGAACGCCCGGCCCATCATCGGCACGCCGGCACCGTCGGTGTCGGAGAGCTCCAGCAGGCCGGTCACCCGGGCACCGAGCGCCTCGGCGTACTCCCGGGCGCGGGCCAGCGCGTCGGTGATCGCCGCGTGCCGGGCCTCCCGGTACGCCGGGCTGTCCGGGCGCAACGACCACCACGGCCCGGAGACCTCGACCTGGTCCTGGTCGGCCAGGCGCAGCATCAGCTCACCCAGGTCGGTGAAGTCGGTGACGGTGACCGTGGTGGCGACGCTGCCGTGATAGGCGACCACCCGTTCCCCGGAACGCTTCGTCTCCGGCCGCACCCACAGGTCACCGGTCTCCCGGTGGGCGATCACCGGCCCGTACGAGTCGAGCAGCACCCGCACCGCGGCGGCCCGCTCGGCCAGCCGGGTCAGGGTGGTCTCCCGGTCCCGGTCCCGGGCCGACGCCCGCACCGTGAACCGGGCCAGCTCGGGCGCCACCTCCCGGTACGCCTCGCCGCGTACCGCCACGACCGGAGCGTCCACCATGACCAACACCCTAGTCGCCGGAGACCGGACGCGCCTCGGCGTCGGGGTCAGGCCGGACACAGCCCGTCGTACCCGACCACGCCGCCGGTGACCCGGCAGCCGGTGAGGTGTCCCCCGGCCGCCCCGAGCTCGCACAGCCAGGCCACCTCGCCGGCTGGGTCGGCGTCGAGCGGGAAGTCGGCGCGGACCGGGCGCGACCGGCCGGCGGCGAGGGCGGCCCGGGCGGTCGCCGCCCGCTCGTAGCCGGCCACCAACGCGGCCCGGTCGTCCCGCCGTAGCGCGGTGGCGAGCTCGTCCAGGGCGGCCCGCACCGCGTCGAGCTGGCCCAGCACCTCGTCCCGGTTGTCCAGGAGCATGTTGGCGGTGCGCGGGGCCGGCGTGCCGGCGACCCGGGTCCCGTCCCGGAAGCTCCCCGCCGCCAGGGAGAGCACGGCGTCGCGCACCGGGGAGGCGTCGACGGCGCCGGCCAGGCCCCCCGCCAGGAGGTGCGGCACGTGCGAGGAGAGCGCCACCACCCGGTCGTGCGCCACCGGGTCCATCGGCACCACCCTGGCCCGGAAGACCTCCAGCAGCAGCGCCGCCAACGTCCGGAACCGCCCGATCCCCGCCGGGTCCGGGCAGAGCACCCAGGCAGCGCCGGTGAACAGGTCGGGACTGGCCGAGGCGAGCCCGGCCCGCTCCGTACCGGCCATCGGGTGGCCGGGGACGAACCGGTCGGCCAGGCCGTGCGCGACGGCGAAGGTGGCCACCGCCCGCTTGGTGCTGCCGACGTCGGTGAGCACGCAGTCCGGGCGGGCGATGGCGGCCACCTGCGTCAGCGTCGCGGTCAGGGTGGGCAACGGCCCGCAGAGGAAGACCACGTCGCGGTCGGCCACCGCTTGTTCGATGCCGTCCGGGCTGGTCAGGCCCCGGTCACGGGCCAACGCCCGGGTGGCCGGATCCGGGTCCCAGGCGGCCACGTCCAGGCCCGCCTGACGCAGCCGCAGCAGCACCGAACCACCGATCAGCCCGGTGCCGACCACCGCCGCCCGGGGCGGCGCGCCCGTCCGACCGTTGCCCATGGTGGTCGGGCCGTCAGACCTCGGCGAGCCGGCCGGCGACCGCGGCGACGTGCTCGTCGGACTCGGTCAGCGCCGCCCGGACGTACCGCTGGCCACCGGGGCCGTAGAAGGCTCCCGCCGCGACCAGGATGCCGCGCCGGGCCAGCCAGTCCACCGTCGCCCAGCAGTCCTCGTCCCGGGTCATCCACAGGTAGAGCCCGGCCTCGGAGTGCTCGACGGTGAACCCGGCGCCGGTGAAGGCGGCGTACAGCTGCTCCCGTCGGGCCCGGTAGCGCTCCCGCTGGGCGTCGGCGTGCGCCTGGTCGCCCAGGGCGGCCACCATCGCGGCCTGCACCGGGGCCGGCACGATCATGCCGGCGTGCTTGCGCACCTTGAGCAGCTCGGCGACCAGCCGCGGGTCACCGGCCACGAACCCGGCCCGGTAGCCGGCCAGGTTGGAACGCTTGGAGAGCGAGTGCACGGCCAGCACCGAGTCGTAGGAGCCGCCGCAGACCTCGGGCGAGAGCACCGACACCGGCTCGGCGTCGGCGGACCAGCCCAGCGGCAGGTAGCACTCGTCGCTGGCCACCACCGCGCCCCGCTCACGCGCCCAGTCGACGACCTTGCGCAGGTGCGCGGCGGGCAGCACCCGGCCGGTCGGGTTGCCGGGCGAGTTGACCCAGACCAGGCGTACCCGAGGGCTCGGACCGACCGCGGTCAGCGAGTCGGCGCGGACCG
Protein-coding sequences here:
- a CDS encoding prephenate dehydrogenase, encoding MGNGRTGAPPRAAVVGTGLIGGSVLLRLRQAGLDVAAWDPDPATRALARDRGLTSPDGIEQAVADRDVVFLCGPLPTLTATLTQVAAIARPDCVLTDVGSTKRAVATFAVAHGLADRFVPGHPMAGTERAGLASASPDLFTGAAWVLCPDPAGIGRFRTLAALLLEVFRARVVPMDPVAHDRVVALSSHVPHLLAGGLAGAVDASPVRDAVLSLAAGSFRDGTRVAGTPAPRTANMLLDNRDEVLGQLDAVRAALDELATALRRDDRAALVAGYERAATARAALAAGRSRPVRADFPLDADPAGEVAWLCELGAAGGHLTGCRVTGGVVGYDGLCPA
- a CDS encoding SIMPL domain-containing protein, producing MVDAPVVAVRGEAYREVAPELARFTVRASARDRDRETTLTRLAERAAAVRVLLDSYGPVIAHRETGDLWVRPETKRSGERVVAYHGSVATTVTVTDFTDLGELMLRLADQDQVEVSGPWWSLRPDSPAYREARHAAITDALARAREYAEALGARVTGLLELSDTDGAGVPMMGRAFKGGGAAGGPPELDLDPQPQGVNAVVQARFTISEPALS
- the dapC gene encoding succinyldiaminopimelate transaminase, which codes for MNRPEPVSSRLPDFTWDTLDAAAALAAAHPGGLINLSMGTPVDPVPQVIRQALADASDTPGYPLTAGTPALRDAIAAWVARACGAGVDGLGVLPTIGSKELVAWLPTLLGIGPGDVVVVPSIAYPTYEDGARLAGATTVRADSLTAVGPSPRVRLVWVNSPGNPTGRVLPAAHLRKVVDWARERGAVVASDECYLPLGWSADAEPVSVLSPEVCGGSYDSVLAVHSLSKRSNLAGYRAGFVAGDPRLVAELLKVRKHAGMIVPAPVQAAMVAALGDQAHADAQRERYRARREQLYAAFTGAGFTVEHSEAGLYLWMTRDEDCWATVDWLARRGILVAAGAFYGPGGQRYVRAALTESDEHVAAVAGRLAEV
- a CDS encoding nucleoside/nucleotide kinase family protein yields the protein MAEAHTLPLDDLVDRARVLAADGPRQLLGIAGAPGAGKSTLAERVVAAVGPTAALVPMDGFHLAQAELRRLGRDARKGAVDTFDAYGYVALLRRLRRLEPTTVYAPQFRRDLEEPVAGAIAVPPEVTLVVTEGNYLLLPEYPWDEVRALLHQAWFLDLDAELRLRRLTARHEAYGRSPEQARQWALGTDETNAALVAGTAGRADLVVRLADPLPG